One stretch of Pomacea canaliculata isolate SZHN2017 linkage group LG11, ASM307304v1, whole genome shotgun sequence DNA includes these proteins:
- the LOC112575150 gene encoding uncharacterized protein LOC112575150 isoform X1, whose amino-acid sequence MSGHPPPASQKGSRRSGAGGGEDVRATRGSGRGGRGRVNFYLHAVTDEQAAVLTDDSNQCLLQEVKIQTGADVKFDSNPSPVPGMKIVVIRGVPGQIEAAVRVISEKTGFQNGSKQETITAQAQTFWLRWVEAAFPDLDSRAYFLHPVYVNHVPMTRQSVSGQDVLVFNLSSSQRVGLNQATMIPSTAAQDSISQPSVQESDVRHDKAMERLLVCLQTISEENKEVLVGKVS is encoded by the exons ATGTCTGGTCATCCACCACCGGCTTCACAAAAA GGCAGTCGCCGGAGTGGAGCAGGAGGTGGTGAAGATGTTAGGGCAACAAGAGGATCTGGTAGAGGAGGCAGAGGTCGTGTGAACTTTTACCTGCACGCCGTGACTGATGAACAGGCTGCTGTCCTCACTGACGACA GTAACCAATGCCTACTCCAGGAGGTCAAGATACAAACAGGCGCTGACGTAAAGTTCGACTCtaacccctcacctgtaccaggtatgaagattgtcGTCATCCGAGGTGTTCCAGGTCAGATTGAGGCGGCAGTCAGAGTCATCAGTGAGAAGACTGGCTTTCAG aatGGATCTAAACAGGAAACCATCACAGCacaagcccagacattctggctccggtgggttgaggccgcgttccctgatctcgactcacgcgcctacttcctgcatcctgtctacgtcaaccacgtgccgatgactagacagtcggtatctggtcaggatgttctggtTTTTAATCTGTCATCCAGTCAACGTGTTGGACTGAACCAAGCGACGATGATTCCATCCACGGCTGCTCAGGATTCTATTTCGCAACCTTCTGTTCAGGAGAGTGACGTGAGACATGATAAAGCCATGGAGCGGCTGCTCGTCTGTCTGCAGACGatttcagaagaaaataaagaagtctTAGTTGGAAAAGTCAGCTga
- the LOC112575149 gene encoding uncharacterized protein LOC112575149 has product MLYHLLLQTVKTQQSAGVSPGQPHLLLYELDDDKVLEKAVNDLSQASGEGSLYVIADEVVSGDRPSFEIFCDKLLTNVPCLHLWAASCFHGDAPNGWQVEYLTRPLRSPPAVVREVEQDVMISSDRAVKPYSERGVPDHTDGPPVRRLYHRGQGHSDRWPVDCVTCVGEVASFLHSLRVGVTESGTSTSTTVTPTMGGTTPPCLQWRDVMILDWDDVSYNSGMVEGLQEAGIPVRVMKDDDMDDVATARSDVVWVADGNCVRGLERKVIVCLQDLKFELISSVRLALMSRCTSQLVIVSTDHMSPEDDWQ; this is encoded by the exons atgttgtatcacctgttgctgcagacagtaaagacacaacagtcagcaggtgtgtcacctggtcagcctcacctcctgctgtaTGAGCTTGATGACGATAAAGTcttggagaaggccgtcaacgacttgtcacaggcgtcGGGGGAAGGGTCATtatacgtcatcgctgatgaagtagtgAGTGGTGACAG GCCTAGCTTTGAGATTTtttgtgacaagctgctgacaaaCGTTCCttgtctccatctttgggcggcaagttgtttccatggagacgCACCCAACGgttggcaagtggaatatttaaccagacccctccgctctccaccggctgtcgtcagggaagtcgagcaggacgtgATGATCTCTTCAGACCGTGCTGTAaagccgtacagtgagcgaggtgtgcccgaccacacagacggcccgccagtcagacgactgtatcaccgaggtcagggtcactccgATCGCTGGCcagttgactgtgtgacgtgcgttggtgaggtggccagcttcctacacagtctccgtgttggtgttacag AGAGTGGCacatcaacatctacaacagtCACCCCAACCATGGGtggcacaacaccaccctgtctacagtggagagatgTAATGATTTTGGACTGGGATGACGTTAGCTACAACTCGGGTATGGTGGagggactgcaagaagcgggtatcccagtgcgggtgatgaaggatgatgacatggacgacgtggccacggcccgcagtgacgtggtgtgggtggcggatGGAAAttgtgttcgtggtctggagagaaaagtcatcGTCTGTCTACAGGATCTTAAATTTGAGTTGATTAGCTCTGTCCGACTTGccctcatgtcccgctgtacgtcacaacttgtgattgtctccactGACCACATGTCACCTGAAGACGACTGGCAATAA
- the LOC112575148 gene encoding uncharacterized protein LOC112575148, which produces MLLYHLLLQTVKTQQSAGVSPGQPHLLQYELKDGKDVAKAVNDLSQAASGGSLYIIADEVGSEFSRVYRIKNFQTLCDKLLTQVPRLHLWAASCYHGYTPAGWQVEYLTRPLRSPPSVVREVARDEKITKHRYVKPYSERGVPDHTDGPPVMRLYHRGQGHSGDWSDDCVTCGREVASFLHSLRVGVTESSTTTSTTLTSTSGGTTPRCLQWRDVLVLDWRDVSDQSSMVTGLQEAGIPVRVMTDDDIEDVATARSDVVWVTSGHRVRGLERKVVVCLEDPGYDLLRSQLSLVYNSTSPRLDLMSRCTSQLVIVSPDDWPLEGH; this is translated from the exons atgttgctgtatcacctgttgctgcagacagtaaagacacaacagtcagcaggtgtgtcacccggtcagcctcacctcctgcagtatgagcTTAAGGACGGTAAAGACGTGgcgaaggccgtcaacgacttgtcacaggcagcgagcggagggtcgttgtacatcatcgctgatgaagtagggagtgagttcag tcGTGTCTACAGAATCAAGAACTTtcagactttgtgtgacaagctgctgacacaagttcctcgtctccatctgtgggcggcaagttgttaccatggatacacacccgccggctggcaagtggaatatttaaccagacccctccgctctcctccgtccgtcgtcagggaagtcgcgCGGGACGAGAAGATCACTAAACACCGTTATGTCAaaccgtacagtgagcgaggtgtgcccgaccacacagacggcccgccagtcatgcgactgtatcaccgaggtcagggtcactcaggtgactggTCAgatgactgtgtcacgtgcggtcgtgaggtggccagcttcctacacagtctccgtgttggtgttacag agagcagcacaacaacatctacaacattgacctctaccagcggcggcacaacaccacgctgtctacagtggagagacgtgctggtgttggaCTGGCGTGACGTTAGTGATCAGTCGAGTATGGtgacaggactgcaagaagcgggtatcccagtgcgggtgatgacggatgatgacatcgaggacgtggccacggcccgcagtgacgtggtgtgggtgacgagtggacatcgtgttcgtggtctggagagaaaagtcgtcgtctgtctggaggacCCTGGTTACGATTTACTTAGATCTCAGTTGTCACTAGTATACAACTCTACCTCTccccgacttgacctcatgtcccgctgtacgtcacaacttgtgattgtctcccctgacgacTGGCCGCTTGAAggtcactga
- the LOC112575150 gene encoding uncharacterized protein LOC112575150 isoform X2, giving the protein MSGHPPPASQKGSRRSGAGGGEDVRATRGSGRGGRGRVNFYLHAVTDEQAAVLTDDSNQCLLQEVKIQTGADVKFDSNPSPVPGMKIVVIRGVPGQIEAAVRVISEKTGFQETITAQAQTFWLRWVEAAFPDLDSRAYFLHPVYVNHVPMTRQSVSGQDVLVFNLSSSQRVGLNQATMIPSTAAQDSISQPSVQESDVRHDKAMERLLVCLQTISEENKEVLVGKVS; this is encoded by the exons ATGTCTGGTCATCCACCACCGGCTTCACAAAAA GGCAGTCGCCGGAGTGGAGCAGGAGGTGGTGAAGATGTTAGGGCAACAAGAGGATCTGGTAGAGGAGGCAGAGGTCGTGTGAACTTTTACCTGCACGCCGTGACTGATGAACAGGCTGCTGTCCTCACTGACGACA GTAACCAATGCCTACTCCAGGAGGTCAAGATACAAACAGGCGCTGACGTAAAGTTCGACTCtaacccctcacctgtaccaggtatgaagattgtcGTCATCCGAGGTGTTCCAGGTCAGATTGAGGCGGCAGTCAGAGTCATCAGTGAGAAGACTGGCTTTCAG GAAACCATCACAGCacaagcccagacattctggctccggtgggttgaggccgcgttccctgatctcgactcacgcgcctacttcctgcatcctgtctacgtcaaccacgtgccgatgactagacagtcggtatctggtcaggatgttctggtTTTTAATCTGTCATCCAGTCAACGTGTTGGACTGAACCAAGCGACGATGATTCCATCCACGGCTGCTCAGGATTCTATTTCGCAACCTTCTGTTCAGGAGAGTGACGTGAGACATGATAAAGCCATGGAGCGGCTGCTCGTCTGTCTGCAGACGatttcagaagaaaataaagaagtctTAGTTGGAAAAGTCAGCTga